Within the Glycine soja cultivar W05 chromosome 3, ASM419377v2, whole genome shotgun sequence genome, the region gaagggatacacaaaagaattcaggcggttagtcctttgttcttttggaaaagggagaagagagacacaaaaagaattcaggcggttagtccttggcgaattctttttggcggagggagaagagaatggaaagatgaatagcacaagttttcaaggtttagaaaaccagaaaactttagaaagcttttggtacaaagaagaagaagaagttcaaagagattcaaggcttgtaaaggattgtaagagattgattggaaaagtattcaagatcatttgaaatgcaaaacaaagccttgcttttatagactcttcatgtctagccaagaggaccatttagaagagttataacttttagaaaaacttaaaaccaatttgaaaaagtcaaaacccttttgaagagttacatcttttgatttattcagaaacaatcactggtaatcgattaccaaatcagtgtaattgattacacaaagcttttatgtgaaaagatgtgactcttcacttttgaatttgaatttcaacgttcaaaggcactggtaatcgattaccaaaacattgtaatcgattacagctttttgaaattaattggaacgttgtaaattcaatttgaaaactttttcaaaacaattttgctactagtaatcgattacaacaatctggtaatcgattaccagagagtaaaaactctttggtaaacatgttttgagaaaaatcatgtgctactcaatttttgagaaaaaacttttcatacttatcttgattaagccttctcttgattcttgaatcttgagtcttgaatcttgatcttgattcttgagatcttgaaccttgaatcttgattcttgactcttaaatttcctcttgagtcttgaattcttctcttgattctatcttgaactcttgaattgttcttgattctaacTTGattacttgagttgttctttgattgatctttgagctttttgtcatcacctttgtcatcatcttttgttatcatcattgttatcatcaaaacacctttgaatcaccatgaagctttgcttctacaccttGGTATGCTTCCCCTTCACCACACATCTCAGACCGTGGCTCAGCTGTTCATGGAGATGGTAGGCAAGTTGCATGGCATGCCTCGAAGCATCACGACTGATCGCGATCCGCTTTTCGTCAGCAAGTTCTGGCAATCGCTGTTCTCTCTTAGTGGTACCAAACTCAGAATGAGTTCTACGTATCATCCTCAAACGGATGGGCAGACCGAGGTTGCGAATAGGATCATTGAGCAATATTTACGAGCGTTCGTGCATCGCCGGCCAAGCGCATGGGGCCATTTTCTGATGTGGGCAGAGTGGTTGTATAATACGTCCACACATTCAGCCACAGGGCTGACGCCGTTCGAGATCACTTTTGGCCGCAAACCACCAAGTTTTCCACAGTACTTGACGGGCACTTCTACGGTGGCGGCAGTGGATGAATTGCTCAGTCAGAGGGAGGACATGTTTGCCCTACTTCGACAAAAACTTCAGAAGGCTCAGGCTCGCATGAAGGAAATCGCGGATGGGCATCGTAGAGATCATGAGTTCCAAGTGAATGAATGGGTCCTAGTCAAGTTGAGACCGTATCGGTAAACCACGGTGTCGGGAACGAGTCAATCCAAGCTTTCAAGGCGTTTCTATGGACCCTTTAGAATCATCGCGAGGATGGGCCCAGTTGCATACAAGCTTGAACTCCCAGAGCACTCTCGCATCCATCCCGTGTTTCATTGCTCCCTTCAGAAACCTTTCATGGGATCGCCCAACACAGTGGAAGTTGAGAAACTACCCTCAGGGGCCATGGATAATCAACCTATTTCCACACCCTTAGCTATTCTGGGCCAGAAAACAATTCCGACGGACCAGGGGCCAAAGCAGATGGTTTTGGTGCAGTGGCAGGGCCTGCACCCCGACGAAACCTCTTGGGAAGATTGGGCAAGTCTTCAGGAGCTtcatcaccttgaggacaaggtgttgtTTGAAGATCGTGGGAATGTTACGAGAAGCAACCTTGAACCGCAAGCAACCAGGCCCAATGAAGATGGCAACCTGAGATTAGCTGCAGGAAGGCCCAAGAGAGGAAGTAACACCCCTAGCTACTTAAAAGACTACATACTCGAAGTTTAAAGCACTCACGAAACATGCAGAGGCAAGGATAGCATATGGTATATTCTAAAAGCTTACGGGAgatgaagggtattgtgtaacAATTCTGTTAGGTCGTTAGGCTGTTACGTAACCAAACTGAATGTATAAAAGGCTCAAAATGAGCTTATGAAAGCTATTAGGAATAATATACGTAGCTTCCTtctattctctctctctttctctctatctcttcttcttcttcacgtAGCTAACATCATTTGTGGAAGTCACCACTAACATAAACCCTTTATGTAGACCTCAACTCCTTTTCTGGTTTTGATAATTGCAGCTCCAATTTCTTGTAGTTTTGATTGTGTAGAAGAGAAAAGAATGGAAGAGAagtggaaaaaatatttaaattaaaataaagaaaaaaatatgagatccacacaaaattttaaaaactatttttcttatttttttcactatcaAACACACACTTAGACCTAAATCTAGCATCTAGGACTGCTATAGCCTCGATCCACGGTGGAGTTTACATCTAAAAAGTCAAATTTCAACCAAAGAGCGTCATGTTATCATTGGTCCCATATCCAACCACGTAACCCTTAGGCAGGGTTGGATAAGTTGTGCAATCTTTTGTTGGGTACGTAATTGGGTTCAAACAGTTAGCAGTAGCACACCAAAACAGAGAGAGattgaaagtgaaatagatGTCGACACATAGAACAGTCCACATTCCCAGCCTTGATGGATGCCAAGACCCCACCCACTTGCATCGTCCAATGGCATTGCGCCATTACCTAATCCCCTTGTTGCTGATGCACCCTCAATTATCTGTTATCCCAATACTTAAATCAACAATTAtatactataaaaataaaaatgcatttttacaACATTTTAGAAGCCATTATTATTCTTGTTCAGTTGTTCCTGAATTCATTGCGTTGGACAATGATGAATACATCTTTCTGAAATTACACAAAAACTTaaacaatcaatatttttattctttggaATAAATGTTGTATTAATTCACCATCAACCCCTTGAACATAATCAAGCTGGTAAACATATATCCACAGCATACTGAAATCAGTCTCACCAATATGTCTCACATCCTCTCCACTCCAATCAAAATACGTcacatgaattaaaaattatgttgtgtTTTATGAAGTATTTCAAAAAGTTTCAAGTCCCACATTGAGTAATTTATCAtttctcaaaatatatatatttctacaTGAGATAAAATGAGTTTCAAGTTACTAGTAAGATACAAAGGTTTTGAGTGCATGATATTGGACGAAGTGGGTTTGATGTATGATGTAGTGCAAATTGTCTAAtctctattattttctttctgttattatttaaatattttaattaccatTTATTCTCAATTATTTTCTTACCGTTTTTTGGTCCTTCCCCTGTCCTATAAATACCACCCACTACTTTCAGTTTGAGatacaccaaaatgaagaacatCATCATTCACTTCTCTTTGGGTTctccttttatattttgtttgtcaGTTTTGTTTCGTGTTCATACAGGAGGGACTTGTTATATCCCGAAGGATTTGTGCACTATGACCAATAAATTACACCTAGGCTCAACTCAGTTTCACACTTCACGTGATAAACCACGCGctcctccttcttcctccaccaaagaggaaaaagaagcTTCTTGATCCCATCAATTCTGTCAATCCGCATTAGAAGATGGAGGCGCCATTTGAAAACAGACGAGCTTGCAACGGGTTTGATCTCGATGCAATCGAAGGTAGTGCATGAAGCGAGTTTATGTGTAGTTGCAGTGACGCGTGAGGTTTCGGTGAGCACACATACAACGGCATCCAGAATTGTGCGACATGTGAGACATGGTTTTTTGGGTGGAGGGAGTAGCAACGTGCTTCAGCTGAGGAAGAAAGAGGGGCACAAGGTTTATTGCATGAACTACAATGGAGGTTTATTGCGTGAACTACAAAGGTGATTTATTGCGTGAAGTGTGAAATTAGAAATGAACCTAcctgtaatttttaattgatgtgACATATTCTAATTGGAGTAACAAGATGTGATCAGACACATTGGCGAGACTGAAGATTTTAATCCATCAATagccaaattaaaaataaaaagataaatatatacaaTCGTGTAAACCACATTTGAAGTTATCATTCCATAGCTTGTCCACTCTCTCACTAGTAACACGTTATCGTCTAAGCACAACTAGAATCCACCGGAAGATACAGCATCTCATCACATGAACACGTGAGCCAAATATATGACACACAGTAAATGTGCaaataaaatcatccataatcCACTCCTTTACATTTGATTCTAGCCAATCTTCATGACACGTTACTAATTCCATTTTGTTAATCACAAATCATAATCACATGTCACGTACAAATTCATCATAACCACATGATCCTAATCTAATAGTAGAAATAGTTTCTTCCCCAAacccaaagaaaaagaaaaattcatagATAGAGATTAAAAAGGTTATATTGAAAgattaatgaaaattattacCAGGTTCAGAAAATATCAAgaatttccaaaattaaattgttgCAGAGAGGGCAGTTCCCTCTGCTCACCCAAATCTCCCTCGAACACGTTCTGCAGAACGTGTGCCCGCACGGAATAAACGCCGCGCCTTTATGCCGCACCATGCACACGCAACAATTATACTCCACCACACTCCCTATTTCTTCTTCCACacctcctttttcttcttctctcttctcatATTCTGCCACATCATCGTCATCATCGCTCACTCTATATAAATCCATTTCCTGCTCCGCTTCCTCCAACAAATCCATCAGCGACACTCCAACCACCGCCTCGTGGTTGTTCTCTCCGTCGGAGGAGTTGCCAACGGCTTCCACGTGTTCCACCGGTGACCCGAACCGCGCGATCGGATCCGAATCGTTGGCGCCTTCCACAACGATGTCGTTCTGCTGAGTCAACTCGTCCGAGTCATGGCGAGTTTCGGGTATATTAGGTAAATTTCTATCATCATTGCTGTGATTAGTGATAGTGGTGGTGGAGGACCAAGCCGAGCCGATGGCGCGCTTGAGCCGAAGCTTCGCCGTGAAGGCTCTCCAAGAGTTGCGATCCTTcgtgttgttgctgctgttgctAGGTTTTTCTTCGCGAATGATGTCTTGGAGAGTCCGGCTTCGGCTCAGCTCACAGCTCGCTTCGGCTTCGGCTTCTGCTTCTTCTGCTTCTTCTGCTTCCACCTTCTTGAAAACGACATCGCCCAGCATGAGGCTGGCGAGTGAGTATCGGCTGCTGTTGCCGGCTTTCATTTGATCGTAAAGTGTTATCCTCCGGCGACCTCCTTCCATTTTCCGGGAAATTCCGACTTTCCGAGAAAGTTAACGGCAAGATTTACTTACAGAGAGAATCGATCTCTCGGGTAAAGGAGGGAGGGTTGGTGAGTTAGTTAACGGCGTGTTTGGTTTGGGGAATTAAGGAGTGGATTGTGTCTTTGATGGAGAATTTAGGGGGTGAAATGTTTTAAAGGGAAAGTTTGGTGAATGAAGCAGAAGAGAAGAGGTAGGTTGCTACACTTGCAAGTAGTTGACGGGATGAGGATAAGGAAGGAGTCAACGTTTTCGTTCGGAGAAACTTTCCTTTTATGAgtaaacaaaaggaaaagaggaaaagggaaaagaaaaatacatgcgacaaaagaaagagaaagaaaatgatatgataaattgaatttttaattttaaagttaaattaatcAGCATATTCcttctaatataatttttttattcataaaaataagcACAGTATCACATGTTTACCGCACTCACATAAACGCTTAATTAATTGAGTTAGATGCTTATTATAGTGTAggttttattagttaaaatttctttttatataaaataaaataaatttatttatttatttttgtacacAAACTAAAAAGCTTAATTGTAAATTTTcccattcaatttttattatttttgtaaattttactattcaacttttattattttatgattttaatcacccaaagttttatttttgtaaattttactaatcaagttttcaatttttatgcattttatcaCTACTAACATAAGATGCATGAGTCGTgtacaaaaatgattttttatatc harbors:
- the LOC114406297 gene encoding E3 ubiquitin-protein ligase complex SLX5-SLX8 subunit SLX8-like, which encodes MEGGRRRITLYDQMKAGNSSRYSLASLMLGDVVFKKVEAEEAEEAEAEAEASCELSRSRTLQDIIREEKPSNSSNNTKDRNSWRAFTAKLRLKRAIGSAWSSTTTITNHSNDDRNLPNIPETRHDSDELTQQNDIVVEGANDSDPIARFGSPVEHVEAVGNSSDGENNHEAVVGVSLMDLLEEAEQEMDLYRVSDDDDDVAEYEKREEEKGGVEEEIGSVVEYNCCVCMVRHKGAAFIPCGHTFCRTCSREIWVSRGNCPLCNNLILEILDIF